GCAGTGCTGGATCTGGTGCTGTTTGGAAATTCCTTTTTAATTAGTGTAGATTGTGTGCTGTTCTTGTGACAGGAAGGCACAACTGATTTTCTGTTCTCCAGCAACCCAAGCATCTGCTGTATAACCTCTGCGAGAATCGACATCAAGATTTTTTAAGAAAGTAGCAATCCAATAGATAAGGAATGCGCAAATTCAATAATAAAAGAGGAAATACCACGAATATCATGTGAACTGCCAACTTGCTCATGCGAAGATAAAATGCCATAGTCCAATCACATGAATGATATGCCAATAGGTAATGATCCTGAATGAGCCATATTTTCTCATATAGAAGGTAATAACAAGATAGGTATACCTGACATTCTCATAACAGAAGGGAAACATAAAAGATTACGAAAGCAGAATTACAGTAGAAATAAGCTATACCTTCCAAGCGCTGAGGGACAACATCAAATTCCATCCACCAAACTTTCCCATTAACTGAACGCAACTTCATTTTGTGAAATTTTGCAGCAAGATATATTGAACCAGCAGCAATGTAATGAGGTTTGTACTGCAAACACAGAGTCGTCCGCAGCCTACATGTACCATATATGAGGAGTCATATTAGGTAGCACAGGTGGAGTTGCATCAAAAGCgcaattttctttctctcaaagTTTTTCTTGCTTTACTCTTTACCAGGGTTTTGTTTGGGGCACTTTGCTGACATTATAGCCCACCCAAAGAGTTAAAACGAACtttagagagaaaaagaaaagcaaCGGTCTTTACCAATCATTCACGAAATTCCATGCCACCTTTGCAACGTCATTTTGGGAAATCTCCATCCTTCTAAGAGCCACAACGAGGGGCTTGTAAGGCAGTTGAATATCGAAACCAAATGCAACTGTGACTAGCAAAACTCTCTCCGCCGTTACAATTAGTTCTTTCTGCTTATTATAAACATCCTGCACAAAAGTTACAGGCTGAAAGTCAGCTTTAGATGATAAGAGAAAAACACCAGGCATAAATTAACATAATCAAATGCAGCACACCTTCTGTTTGATTCTTTCTGCGGCTGCAGGTTTAGTTCTATACATAATCTCATACGCCACAACAACGTCCATTAATAAGCGCGGTGTTTCTTCCATCTTGCATGAAAGAAACATGCTCACCGTTGCTATTGTCTGCCATTCATTCTTTACATGAGATTGACGCATATAAAACCGGCGGCATAACATCATTGCAACTGCTATTGAAACCTGTGGTCTGCATTATAAACCCAAAATTAATATTAGTTTGCATAATCCTTACACGAATTACAACTCCATGCAGATAACAATCAGCTATACTAACTGAACAGTATTAGCGTTTTCAGCAATGCTTACACTTTGAGCTTCATGCCTAAGTCCTGAAGAAATGAACAGTATAATTTTCGCAGCTCTGTCTCTTTCTCAAGGTCAATCCCATCCTTTCTTGAAGGTGAATGATCATCTATCTCATTTTCACTAAAGTACCATCCAGGGGTGCCTCTTGCCATGATCGCAAATCAATTCTATACCTAATAAAAAAGATATATATCACATCACAGAGAAATCCTAGAAAAACTTAACATAACGAAAAGAATTGCTTTCAAACAACGAAAATAACAAACGAACAGACAGCAGAACAGATATATCTCGTACTTCATAAAATTAGATGATAAAATTAGTTGGGATGTTTACTCAGTTATAACCTACCGCTGTATATCAAAAATATGGTCCGTGTTGGGGGCAACCGGAGATGGAGTCAGGTCAATGTCATGTATTCTCCTTGGAAGATAAAACGGCTAATCCAGAATTTAATAtctatttttcatgttttataGAACTAAAGAAACCTACAGTAATGGAGTGGATGACAGGAATTGAACCATGTCCCCGTTCTAGCCACTGAATTACGACCCCTACAAGAATTTTTCACGATAGCATACCTTATCCCTAAAGTTTAAAACAATCAACCCCAAAATCCACGAATTCAATAAAGATACAAAATTTCTGGATTATGCTTGATAAACTTTGCTACTCATCAATTGGTACCAGTTACTATCCAGCCAAAACCACATTAAACAATATATTATAATCTACAGAGATAAAGGGGAActaaaacaaaattagggttcttttgtTCGCTGCTAATCATCCAATAATAGATAACAACACTGGAAACACACCACGCACAGAATCTATATTATCTTTCTAAACCCTAACGCATTATAATTTCATTGATAAAGCAAACAAGAATGCAAATGAATAAGAATCAACAACAATGGAATCACATTGGGAGACAAACAATAAATTGAAGAAAGAAAGAATTACCTCAGTCAACCAGCAGAAAGAACAAATTCAACTCCTCGCAAAACCTTCAAAAGACACACCCTTTAAGATACCGAAgaagaaaaccctaggaaaataACTGGAAAAAATCCCAATTCTGTTTCCGAATATAAGTAAATTCCCAATTCTGTTTCCGAATATAAGTACTTGCCAAATTCCAAGTAAAAACAATTAATTTGGCCCgtaggaattactgtttaatccagtttttcatgacccaTTTAATGGTTAATCTATTTGTGAAAAacatttactcgctagtccaaaaaaaaCACCCTTTGTGGAGTAAATTTTGGACTTTATTTACTCATtagtccaaaaactttgtggagattataaagtgtgttttctaaatgtctaaaacacccttccagatcTAATGTAAATGTTACTAGGAGTATGTTACTAcgtactagtagtatcaatatggTGATACTACATATGTACAAAGAAAGGATTGATTGACCTTGGCCGCTCGGGTTTGACCAAGGCGATTTTAGGTTTTGGCgattttcttcttctgctgcttCGGATCTAATGGTGCCGCCGTCTGGTGGTGTTGTAGGATCTTCCATTCCATTCTCTAACCCTCTTTCACCTCCTCCCATGGTGACTGAGGGTCAATTTCAGGGAGATAATTCGTTTCAGTCTGCTAAGAAGAAATTTTTAGGAGACTTTTCCTCCACTTGTGGGTTCTTGTTCGTCTATTCACAATCTTTCTTCTGGTTCTCAAGGCGGTGGACAAACATCTTGGGCAGGTATGGTCTCAAAAGATCTGAGGAATCTTCATATGAAAAGTGATGATTTGAAATACCGAGCTCCTCAATTGTTCAATGGTAAGAAAGCCTTTGTTGCCTCCTTAGCTGATTGATATTAGGTTGTATGAGAAATTGATTGTTACAGCTTTTGTGGGTCGTCGTTTACCTTttcattttgttaagaaaattttACTTAGGCTTTGGAAACTCAAAGGAGGGGTGAATATGACCTTACATAGTGACGCCTCTTTTGTATTTGATTTTAGTAATGATGAAGATAGACAAAGAGTGTTAGAAATTGGTCATGTATATATTGCTAGCAGGCTCTTTATGATTCGACCATGGTCTCCAATGGTTGAACAGATGGCAGAAGATCTTAAAACTATACCTGTTTGGTTTACTCTTAAGAAGATTCCTATGTTTATGTGGAACCAGAAGGGGATTGGGATTATTGCTAGTTATCTTGGAATTCCTTTGATGACC
This DNA window, taken from Papaver somniferum cultivar HN1 chromosome 3, ASM357369v1, whole genome shotgun sequence, encodes the following:
- the LOC113357730 gene encoding cyclin-T1-4-like isoform X1, with the protein product MARGTPGWYFSENEIDDHSPSRKDGIDLEKETELRKLYCSFLQDLGMKLKVPQVSIAVAMMLCRRFYMRQSHVKNEWQTIATVSMFLSCKMEETPRLLMDVVVAYEIMYRTKPAAAERIKQKDVYNKQKELIVTAERVLLVTVAFGFDIQLPYKPLVVALRRMEISQNDVAKVAWNFVNDWLRTTLCLQYKPHYIAAGSIYLAAKFHKMKLRSVNGKVWWMEFDVVPQRLEEVIQQMLGLLENRKSVVPSCHKNSTQSTLIKKEFPNSTRSSTASGLTTGDTNDHDLRDNPSLPHKHTCEARREDLKQFQASDSGSSGSNVEDGDSRFIEGKVLVESIQIVSSIKRPLPSLDVLVRSKWIESKRQSGKGSLTE
- the LOC113357730 gene encoding cyclin-T1-4-like isoform X2 produces the protein MARGTPGWYFSENEIDDHSPSRKDGIDLEKETELRKLYCSFLQDLGMKLKVPQVSIAVAMMLCRRFYMRQSHVKNEWQTIATVSMFLSCKMEETPRLLMDVVVAYEIMYRTKPAAAERIKQKDVYNKQKELIVTAERVLLVTVAFGFDIQLPYKPLVVALRRMEISQNDVAKVAWNFVNDWLRTTLCLQYKPHYIAAGSIYLAAKFHKMKLRSVNGKVWWMEFDVVPQRLEGSLPIGISFM